The following coding sequences are from one Methanohalophilus halophilus window:
- a CDS encoding methanogenesis marker 15 protein, with the protein MSNSDKVKIALVSCGSEYAGIQKELESAASSLNAELVFPEMDVASLDTIGQEFGLEVASPDLRLMMARAKAVVEGVAQVDGVFVATCFRCAEAAIVRNEVRRYIFEDSGLPVISYSFTERTTAATLLTRMEALTTIAKSKHLLARENQEGLTAGIDSGSTTTKAVVMKDNEIIGEGWVPTIKVLESAEKALQQALDQSGVKREDLQAIGTTGYGRFLIGDHFHADLMQEEITVNSKGAVYLAKTQQGDATVIDIGGMDNKAISVQDGIPGMFTMGGVCAGASGRFLEMTSKRLGVDITELGDLAIKGMQKNVEMNSYCIVFGIQSLVNSLAKGATPEDVAAAACHSVVEQIFEQQLQEIEVKEPLVLVGGSSLIAGVPKALEELLKIDVVVPPYSQHIGAVGAALLVSGFVDKE; encoded by the coding sequence ATGAGTAATTCTGATAAAGTAAAGATAGCACTGGTTTCATGCGGTTCTGAATATGCCGGTATCCAGAAGGAACTGGAATCGGCAGCATCTTCCTTGAATGCTGAACTTGTCTTTCCGGAGATGGATGTGGCATCGCTGGATACCATAGGGCAGGAATTCGGGCTGGAAGTCGCAAGTCCGGATCTGCGTCTCATGATGGCCAGGGCAAAAGCCGTAGTAGAAGGCGTGGCTCAGGTGGACGGCGTGTTTGTTGCTACCTGTTTCCGATGCGCTGAAGCTGCGATTGTTCGTAACGAAGTACGTCGTTATATATTTGAAGATTCAGGTCTGCCGGTTATAAGTTATTCCTTTACCGAGCGAACGACTGCAGCTACCCTGCTGACACGTATGGAAGCCCTGACAACCATTGCAAAGAGCAAACATTTACTTGCAAGGGAAAACCAGGAAGGATTAACTGCAGGTATTGACTCTGGTTCAACCACTACCAAAGCTGTAGTTATGAAGGATAATGAGATCATTGGTGAAGGCTGGGTGCCCACCATCAAAGTGCTTGAAAGTGCTGAAAAAGCCCTTCAGCAGGCACTGGACCAGTCCGGTGTCAAGAGAGAGGACCTGCAGGCAATTGGTACAACAGGATACGGACGTTTCCTTATAGGCGATCACTTCCATGCCGATCTTATGCAGGAAGAAATTACGGTAAATTCCAAGGGCGCAGTCTACCTTGCAAAGACACAGCAGGGTGATGCCACTGTAATTGATATTGGTGGTATGGATAACAAAGCCATTTCAGTACAGGATGGCATTCCCGGGATGTTCACTATGGGAGGCGTTTGTGCCGGTGCTTCGGGCAGATTCCTTGAAATGACTTCCAAGAGACTGGGTGTGGACATCACGGAACTCGGGGATCTTGCAATCAAGGGAATGCAGAAAAATGTAGAAATGAACAGTTATTGTATTGTTTTCGGAATCCAGTCCCTAGTAAATTCCCTTGCCAAGGGAGCTACACCCGAAGACGTGGCGGCTGCTGCCTGCCACAGTGTTGTGGAACAAATATTTGAACAGCAGCTTCAGGAAATTGAAGTCAAAGAACCTCTTGTCCTGGTGGGTGGTTCATCCCTGATCGCAGGTGTACCCAAAGCTCTGGAAGAACTGCTCAAGATCGATGTAGTTGTTCCTCCATATTCCCAACATATCGGTGCAGTGGGTGCTGCGTTGCTTGTCTCCGGTTTTGTGGATAAGGAGTGA
- the fen gene encoding flap endonuclease-1, whose protein sequence is MGVDIGDILKKKQVGLDDLAHRTVAIDGYNTLYQFLSIIRQRDGTPLKDSRGNITSHLSGILYRMTNLFEAGIKPVFVFDGKPPDFKADTISQRKKSREEARTKWDEAKEKGLSEEAYKYAQASSKVDARIVEDSMQLLDFMGIPCVQAPSEGEAQAAYMVNKGDADYSASQDYDSLLFGAPRVVRNLTITGKRKLPGKNVYIDVEPESIDLMQNIKLLDIDRQQLIGIALCVGTDYNKGLEKVGPKTALKLIKQHGSIHKVLEHRGETIDELDAKIDFFLNPPVTDAYELKWKSPQKEKIVNFLCKQHDFSEERVLKAVDRLEKAGKQRSQQTLDQWF, encoded by the coding sequence ATGGGTGTAGATATCGGGGATATACTGAAAAAAAAACAGGTGGGATTGGATGATCTTGCTCACAGGACTGTGGCGATTGACGGATATAATACCCTTTACCAGTTTTTGAGTATCATCAGGCAACGTGACGGCACTCCCCTGAAGGATTCCAGGGGTAATATCACGTCCCATCTCTCCGGTATCCTGTACAGGATGACCAATCTTTTTGAAGCCGGTATAAAACCTGTTTTTGTTTTTGATGGCAAACCTCCCGATTTCAAGGCAGATACAATTAGCCAGCGTAAAAAATCCAGGGAAGAGGCTCGTACAAAATGGGATGAAGCAAAAGAAAAAGGCCTTTCAGAAGAAGCCTACAAATATGCACAGGCCTCTTCAAAGGTAGATGCCCGGATAGTGGAGGATTCCATGCAACTTCTGGATTTCATGGGAATTCCCTGTGTACAGGCTCCTTCTGAAGGTGAAGCACAGGCAGCCTATATGGTTAACAAAGGTGATGCAGATTATAGTGCTTCTCAGGACTACGATTCCCTGCTTTTCGGTGCTCCAAGGGTAGTGCGCAATCTTACAATTACGGGTAAACGCAAACTGCCGGGCAAGAATGTTTACATTGATGTAGAACCCGAATCTATTGATCTTATGCAAAATATCAAGTTGCTGGATATAGACCGTCAGCAACTGATCGGGATTGCCCTGTGTGTGGGTACTGATTATAATAAAGGGCTGGAGAAAGTCGGCCCCAAAACCGCCCTTAAATTAATAAAACAACATGGCAGTATTCATAAGGTCCTGGAGCACAGGGGTGAAACTATTGACGAGCTTGATGCAAAGATCGATTTTTTCCTGAATCCACCTGTAACGGATGCTTATGAACTGAAATGGAAATCTCCACAAAAGGAAAAGATAGTGAATTTCCTTTGCAAACAGCATGATTTCTCTGAGGAGCGAGTTCTCAAAGCTGTAGATCGGCTTGAAAAAGCCGGCAAGCAGCGAAGCCAGCAAACCCTGGATCAATGGTTTTGA
- the gpmI gene encoding 2,3-bisphosphoglycerate-independent phosphoglycerate mutase, protein MTLARKPLLLMILDGWGYSPTRKGNAVVQANTPSLDRLEKENPTSLLQAAGESVGLPHGQMGNSEVGHLNIGAGRIVYQDLTRINLAIKDGEIYENQVLLDAIRNVKEKNSKLHIMGLFSRGGVHSHIEHMRALIEMAKKEALSEVFIHTFLDGRDVAPRAALEDMKEHELFCRENGISKTASVSGRYYAMDRDKRWERTRLAYDALTLGEGITAEDPVEAVQLAYDRGENDEFVKPTVIQEKGKPVATIEDNDSVIMFNFRPDRARQLTYAFVEDGFEGFERTKHPQVHYVCMTQYDEKLDVPVAYPPKEIKNTLGEVLSRENMSQLRIAETEKYAHVTFFFNGGAEKKFKGEERCLIPSPKVATYDLKPDMSAYEVAEELTSRIESANYDVIILNFANMDMVGHTGFFEPTIKAVEAVDECVGKVIAKIQQKGGEALIIADHGNAEQMEEVQGDQPHTAHTSNPVKCICISERQNIKIRNGILADIAPTVLQMLSIKQPEEMTGKSLIVQNH, encoded by the coding sequence ATGACACTGGCCCGAAAACCTCTCTTGTTAATGATACTGGACGGATGGGGATACTCCCCCACCAGAAAAGGAAATGCTGTAGTACAAGCAAATACCCCAAGTCTTGACAGGCTCGAAAAAGAGAATCCAACTTCCCTTTTGCAGGCTGCCGGAGAATCTGTGGGCCTCCCACACGGGCAGATGGGAAACTCCGAAGTAGGCCATTTAAACATCGGTGCAGGCAGAATTGTCTATCAGGATCTAACCCGTATTAACCTAGCAATCAAAGATGGGGAAATCTATGAAAACCAGGTTCTGCTTGATGCTATCAGGAATGTGAAGGAAAAAAATTCAAAACTGCATATCATGGGCCTGTTTTCCCGCGGAGGAGTCCACAGTCACATAGAACACATGCGTGCCCTGATAGAGATGGCTAAAAAGGAAGCCTTAAGTGAAGTATTCATCCATACTTTCCTTGACGGCAGGGATGTAGCCCCCAGGGCCGCCCTTGAGGACATGAAAGAGCATGAATTATTCTGCAGGGAAAACGGTATCTCAAAGACTGCCAGTGTATCCGGCAGATACTATGCAATGGATCGTGACAAACGGTGGGAACGTACCCGGCTTGCCTATGACGCCCTGACACTGGGAGAAGGAATAACTGCTGAAGATCCTGTGGAAGCGGTACAACTTGCCTACGACAGAGGAGAAAATGACGAATTTGTCAAACCCACTGTTATCCAGGAGAAAGGCAAACCTGTAGCCACAATTGAAGATAATGATTCTGTGATCATGTTCAATTTCCGGCCGGACAGGGCAAGGCAGCTTACCTATGCATTTGTGGAAGATGGGTTTGAAGGTTTTGAGAGGACAAAGCATCCACAGGTACATTATGTCTGCATGACACAGTATGATGAAAAACTGGACGTACCTGTTGCCTATCCACCCAAAGAGATAAAAAATACACTTGGAGAAGTTTTGAGCAGGGAAAATATGTCCCAGTTGCGTATCGCCGAAACTGAAAAGTATGCTCATGTCACCTTTTTCTTCAACGGCGGGGCGGAAAAGAAATTCAAAGGAGAAGAAAGATGCCTCATTCCCTCACCCAAAGTTGCAACCTATGACCTCAAGCCCGATATGAGTGCCTATGAAGTGGCTGAAGAACTCACCAGCAGGATTGAATCCGCAAATTATGATGTGATCATACTCAATTTCGCCAACATGGATATGGTGGGACATACCGGTTTCTTTGAGCCGACTATCAAAGCCGTAGAGGCTGTGGATGAATGTGTGGGAAAAGTAATCGCAAAGATACAACAAAAAGGCGGTGAAGCATTGATAATAGCCGACCACGGAAATGCGGAACAAATGGAAGAAGTCCAGGGAGACCAGCCCCATACCGCCCACACAAGCAATCCGGTTAAATGCATATGTATCTCAGAAAGGCAAAATATCAAAATTAGAAATGGCATCCTTGCTGATATTGCACCGACTGTCCTGCAAATGCTTTCAATAAAACAACCCGAAGAAATGACAGGAAAGTCCCTGATTGTTCAAAACCATTGA
- a CDS encoding presenilin family intramembrane aspartyl protease PSH produces the protein MSENENGIKEYFPMIVMAGFILVIQIIALTLAQPMNDLGMQAVDNPQSATNSIYYIIAILIFTLFLLFAIKKEIKWVIQMSILVAVASTMYYGFYPLFHLTGLGGDGPVIGGLLMATVFTILLYVHPEWYIIDFVGIIVGAAASSIFGISFGILPAIVLLGLLAAYDAISVYKTKHMIALAEGVMDLKLPILFVIPKKRNYSFIEDTPSTDGEKEAFYMGLGDAIMPTIIVVSANVFLHHEGFIGVPAIGAMIGTLIGFFALTILVMKGKPQAGLPFLNSGAILGYVAGALIAGMPLLG, from the coding sequence TTGAGCGAGAATGAAAACGGAATCAAGGAATACTTCCCGATGATTGTAATGGCCGGCTTTATACTGGTCATCCAGATCATTGCACTCACCCTTGCACAACCAATGAACGACCTGGGCATGCAGGCAGTAGATAATCCCCAATCCGCGACCAATTCCATATACTACATAATCGCAATTCTCATATTCACCCTGTTTTTACTTTTCGCTATCAAGAAAGAGATAAAATGGGTAATCCAGATGAGCATCCTTGTTGCTGTGGCCTCTACCATGTATTACGGATTCTATCCCCTCTTCCATCTTACAGGATTGGGGGGAGACGGACCGGTAATCGGGGGGCTGTTAATGGCAACTGTTTTCACAATCCTGCTTTATGTCCATCCTGAATGGTACATAATAGACTTTGTGGGTATCATTGTAGGAGCAGCTGCAAGTTCTATTTTTGGGATATCATTTGGCATTTTGCCCGCAATTGTGCTGCTGGGACTGCTTGCAGCCTACGATGCAATCTCAGTGTATAAGACAAAACATATGATTGCCCTTGCAGAAGGCGTGATGGATCTAAAACTGCCAATCCTGTTTGTTATACCCAAAAAAAGAAATTACTCATTTATTGAGGACACTCCCTCAACAGACGGAGAAAAAGAAGCCTTCTACATGGGATTGGGCGATGCCATAATGCCAACAATAATAGTCGTTTCTGCAAATGTATTCCTTCATCATGAAGGCTTCATAGGAGTTCCTGCCATCGGAGCAATGATAGGCACCCTTATCGGATTTTTTGCCCTGACAATCCTGGTCATGAAAGGGAAACCCCAGGCAGGCCTCCCATTTTTAAATAGCGGGGCAATTCTGGGTTACGTGGCCGGTGCCTTAATAGCCGGGATGCCCCTTCTGGGATAA
- a CDS encoding methanogenesis marker 17 protein: MATLEKFVVETTVEEEAAPYRKIVSDVISDLGMAGRIAKIKVVIRPEDSLFQLAAVVRGVLPQVILKDFAEIQKGGSEGEILITISVEKHLPRLLQMLWDRYGRDSLEQPDRWTISLFVDNPEDEMGSLENLVVDDPRRTLKSNLADMAIRVAPEGFRVRYHSLNGNDFIFVASEDTMQKEWIDEAHAMLEELKGDDASGSST; encoded by the coding sequence TTGGCAACCCTTGAAAAGTTCGTGGTTGAAACCACAGTTGAAGAGGAAGCCGCTCCATATCGAAAGATTGTATCAGATGTAATCTCCGATCTGGGGATGGCGGGCAGGATCGCAAAAATCAAAGTAGTAATAAGGCCCGAAGATTCCCTTTTCCAGCTGGCGGCAGTTGTGCGTGGTGTTCTCCCACAGGTGATATTGAAAGATTTTGCCGAAATACAAAAAGGGGGCAGTGAAGGAGAAATTTTGATCACGATCTCTGTAGAAAAACATCTTCCACGCCTGTTGCAGATGCTCTGGGATCGGTATGGACGTGACAGCCTTGAGCAACCGGACAGGTGGACCATTTCCCTGTTTGTGGATAATCCGGAGGATGAGATGGGCTCTCTCGAAAATCTTGTTGTGGATGACCCGCGGCGCACACTCAAGTCCAACCTGGCGGATATGGCTATCAGGGTTGCTCCTGAAGGTTTCAGGGTACGTTATCATTCATTGAACGGTAATGATTTCATATTTGTGGCATCTGAGGATACGATGCAAAAAGAATGGATTGATGAAGCACACGCCATGCTTGAAGAACTAAAGGGAGATGATGCCAGTGGCAGCAGTACTTGA
- a CDS encoding carboxymuconolactone decarboxylase family protein: protein MDLENIKEILEKDEDEAVSDVLSTVEERYGEVPYILNFMKDMPELLIPKVMYDNSIMREFERLDPETIELICVGVASALRCDHCLKMHIRVARRLGLTREQIFDAILIGGALSNASVLAEGTRALDEEVNGNSSSCDSECDSCNITGSER, encoded by the coding sequence ATGGATCTGGAAAATATCAAGGAAATTCTTGAAAAGGATGAAGATGAAGCGGTTTCCGATGTGCTTTCAACAGTTGAGGAACGATATGGGGAAGTCCCCTATATCCTCAATTTCATGAAAGATATGCCAGAGCTGCTAATCCCTAAAGTAATGTATGATAATTCTATAATGCGGGAGTTTGAAAGACTTGATCCCGAAACAATCGAACTTATCTGCGTGGGTGTTGCTTCTGCACTGAGATGTGATCATTGTCTCAAGATGCATATCAGGGTTGCCCGCAGGCTTGGTTTGACAAGGGAACAGATATTCGATGCTATTCTTATAGGAGGGGCTCTCTCCAATGCCTCGGTGCTTGCAGAAGGCACACGGGCCCTTGATGAGGAGGTAAATGGTAATTCCTCTTCCTGTGACAGTGAATGTGATTCATGCAATATCACAGGTTCGGAAAGGTAA
- a CDS encoding MFS transporter — MKNTGCNDPKHSLLPIITVNFIGSLSFAIVIPFLVFLVERFGGNAIIYGLINSMYPAFQLVGGPILGRWSDIHGRKKILLVSQIGTLLSWIIFLCAFFLPLDELIRVNSAITGSFILTLPLIILFIARSLDGITGGNVAVANAYLADITREKDRNKNFGKMSIASNLGFIIGPALAGVLSMTTYGEMIPVIATIVISIAGTIIIGLFIPATTHCISRQQNKIKLKHVMQIQNIPFILILYFFIFLGFNIFYTSFPIHAIKVLKWSVSDMGIYFSFLSIIMVIVQGPVLTRASERFRDSQLVIAGSMLLGTNFLLLTSGDFVLTYIAAVFFAFGNGIMWPSILSIISKLAGAQNQGSVQGFASSFSSMAAIIGLIVGGIIYEIFQAKAFVVTALIIYIVFILSFRLLKLEDLNHEKY; from the coding sequence ATGAAAAATACCGGATGCAACGATCCAAAGCATTCCCTGCTTCCTATAATAACGGTTAATTTCATAGGTTCCCTGAGTTTTGCCATAGTCATCCCGTTCCTTGTTTTCCTTGTGGAAAGATTTGGGGGGAATGCCATCATCTATGGCCTAATCAATTCCATGTATCCTGCCTTTCAATTGGTGGGGGGGCCCATCCTGGGACGCTGGTCCGATATACATGGCAGGAAAAAGATCCTTCTGGTAAGCCAGATCGGAACCCTCCTCTCCTGGATAATATTCCTGTGCGCTTTTTTCCTGCCCCTGGATGAACTAATCAGGGTGAATTCAGCAATAACAGGCAGTTTCATCCTGACACTTCCCCTGATAATCCTGTTCATTGCCAGATCGCTTGACGGCATCACTGGAGGCAATGTAGCTGTTGCAAATGCATATCTTGCCGATATAACCCGGGAAAAAGACAGGAACAAAAATTTCGGGAAAATGTCCATTGCTTCAAATCTCGGTTTCATAATCGGACCTGCACTGGCAGGTGTTTTAAGCATGACCACCTACGGGGAAATGATACCTGTAATTGCAACCATAGTTATATCCATTGCAGGCACAATAATAATTGGCCTTTTTATCCCTGCAACAACCCATTGTATATCCCGGCAGCAAAATAAAATAAAGTTAAAACATGTAATGCAAATTCAAAACATACCCTTTATTTTAATCCTGTATTTCTTCATATTCCTGGGTTTTAACATATTCTATACATCATTCCCCATCCATGCCATAAAAGTACTCAAATGGTCGGTCAGCGATATGGGAATATATTTCTCATTTTTGAGCATCATAATGGTGATTGTACAGGGCCCTGTACTGACCCGCGCCTCAGAACGATTCCGGGACAGCCAGCTCGTGATTGCCGGGAGTATGTTGCTTGGAACCAATTTCTTGTTACTTACATCAGGTGATTTCGTATTAACCTACATAGCAGCCGTTTTCTTTGCTTTTGGAAACGGCATAATGTGGCCTTCCATCCTCTCTATAATTTCAAAGCTTGCAGGAGCACAGAATCAGGGTTCTGTACAGGGATTTGCCAGCAGTTTTTCCAGCATGGCAGCAATAATAGGACTTATTGTGGGAGGAATTATTTATGAAATATTTCAGGCAAAGGCATTTGTTGTCACAGCTTTGATAATTTACATTGTATTCATCCTTTCATTCAGGTTATTGAAACTTGAAGATTTAAATCATGAGAAGTACTGA
- a CDS encoding methanogenesis marker 7 protein, whose product MPVAAVLEPYVYEGGVHKHGLIIELLEDLGGYLVQSTPAATEINLVMLIPRKDVPLMEELAKKILGKLTRAPLTGTEIAVVSPTLAYHHLPHSACDVAEHLRRDGANTNMLGLARGMGRRVALSQDYERRLINEHDIAVYSFGNFSDCIINKKPKLFSGVNVPIVATGGPDLSTGDVEGADVYVGGIGRVSHRLRNEGEMDSLDVLNKTVGEVVDKLREEISRDPLAVLPARVMKEIKEQVPEINDVLTPAPITLQLDGMRVKLPFGQFHEKLEQLELDENISLSDVANITPSKMKDYILIKIRRRSETGFTI is encoded by the coding sequence ATGCCAGTGGCAGCAGTACTTGAACCCTACGTCTATGAAGGCGGTGTGCACAAACATGGCCTGATTATTGAACTCCTGGAAGACCTGGGCGGCTATCTTGTACAGAGTACACCGGCTGCAACGGAAATTAATCTTGTAATGCTGATTCCCCGTAAAGATGTCCCCCTGATGGAAGAACTTGCAAAGAAAATACTGGGCAAACTCACGCGAGCTCCCTTAACAGGTACCGAAATAGCTGTAGTATCCCCAACCCTTGCCTACCATCATCTTCCTCATTCAGCATGTGATGTTGCCGAACATCTGCGCAGGGATGGTGCTAATACCAATATGCTGGGACTCGCACGTGGTATGGGCCGAAGAGTGGCTCTTTCTCAGGATTATGAAAGACGGCTAATTAACGAACATGACATTGCCGTTTACAGTTTTGGGAATTTCAGTGACTGTATAATAAATAAGAAACCCAAACTTTTCTCGGGTGTCAATGTTCCCATTGTGGCTACAGGAGGTCCGGATCTGAGTACTGGCGATGTGGAGGGTGCCGATGTTTATGTTGGAGGCATTGGACGTGTATCTCACAGGCTGCGCAATGAAGGTGAAATGGACAGCCTTGATGTATTGAATAAAACTGTCGGGGAAGTTGTGGATAAACTGCGTGAAGAAATATCCCGGGATCCTCTTGCGGTATTGCCTGCAAGAGTTATGAAGGAGATTAAAGAGCAGGTGCCTGAAATTAATGACGTGCTAACCCCTGCCCCAATAACCCTTCAACTGGATGGTATGAGGGTGAAACTTCCCTTTGGACAATTCCATGAAAAACTGGAACAGCTGGAATTGGATGAAAATATCTCCCTCTCGGATGTGGCAAACATCACCCCTTCAAAAATGAAAGATTACATTTTAATAAAGATACGTCGTCGCTCAGAGACCGGATTTACTATATGA
- a CDS encoding HAD family hydrolase, translating into MARALIFDMDGILIDSMPHHVKTINRVFGAVGIHLDEQTIYDMEGSRTVDIVTHILKRKNIDPGSLDIEGLLAQYQEEFKRTASFRPFEQIRAILPELKEHFLISMVSGADRTIVNHIVDDFFPGIFDAVISGEDVIKGKPEPEPFLKASRMLEVNPRECIVVENATKGVEAAKRAGMYCVAVPTYVSPDKLEGADRIFEDHGKLAQYLLSLK; encoded by the coding sequence ATGGCCAGGGCTTTGATTTTTGATATGGATGGCATTCTCATTGACTCAATGCCCCATCATGTAAAAACAATTAATCGGGTATTCGGTGCTGTGGGAATACATCTCGATGAACAAACCATCTATGATATGGAAGGTTCCAGAACAGTTGACATTGTAACTCACATATTAAAACGTAAAAATATCGATCCTGGATCTCTGGACATTGAAGGACTCCTTGCACAATATCAGGAGGAATTCAAACGGACAGCCAGTTTCAGGCCCTTTGAACAAATACGTGCGATTTTACCGGAGCTAAAGGAGCATTTTCTGATATCCATGGTTTCGGGTGCCGACAGAACAATTGTGAACCATATAGTGGATGATTTTTTCCCGGGCATCTTCGATGCGGTTATCAGCGGGGAGGATGTCATCAAGGGCAAACCCGAACCGGAGCCATTCTTAAAAGCTTCCCGTATGCTTGAAGTGAATCCCCGGGAGTGTATTGTGGTAGAAAATGCTACAAAAGGGGTAGAAGCGGCCAAAAGGGCAGGGATGTATTGTGTGGCTGTCCCTACTTATGTTTCCCCGGATAAGCTGGAAGGCGCGGATAGGATATTTGAAGATCATGGGAAACTGGCACAGTACCTTTTATCTTTGAAATAA
- a CDS encoding PaaI family thioesterase, with protein sequence MKEAEELLKKDLFARYIGIELMEVSKGYAKASMRIEDKHKNGVGTVQGGAIFTLADFTFAAAANSHGNVAVAINANISYPKAATEGTLTAEAFETSLNPKIATYTVTVTDNEADTVARFEGLAYRKRIRIEDIT encoded by the coding sequence ATGAAAGAAGCGGAAGAATTGCTGAAAAAGGACCTGTTTGCCAGATATATAGGTATAGAGCTGATGGAAGTTTCAAAAGGCTATGCAAAAGCTTCCATGAGAATTGAGGACAAGCATAAAAACGGGGTTGGCACAGTACAGGGAGGGGCCATATTCACCCTCGCAGACTTTACATTTGCAGCTGCTGCCAACTCCCACGGCAATGTAGCTGTAGCCATCAATGCCAACATAAGCTACCCAAAGGCTGCAACCGAGGGGACACTGACAGCTGAAGCCTTTGAAACCTCACTGAATCCCAAAATTGCAACCTATACGGTAACTGTCACGGATAATGAAGCAGACACTGTTGCCCGCTTCGAAGGACTTGCATATCGGAAAAGGATAAGAATTGAAGATATTACCTGA
- a CDS encoding methanogenesis marker 5 protein, producing MAKIFIYPTNSLILSDLVERFGHKPLAMMEKIKEKITTVGVDSPPINITPEDPKLGLKYAAVEVPAGVRGRMALVGPQIDEAEAAIIVLDSSSAFGCMGCARTNELTKFLARQKDIPRLEVKYPRTEEEGKYFVYQIAEFLKSLPKEEDEE from the coding sequence TTGGCAAAAATTTTCATCTACCCCACTAACAGCCTTATCCTTTCTGATCTTGTTGAAAGGTTTGGCCATAAACCCCTTGCAATGATGGAGAAGATTAAGGAAAAAATCACTACAGTAGGTGTGGATTCCCCACCGATCAATATTACTCCCGAAGATCCAAAACTTGGCTTGAAATATGCTGCAGTGGAAGTTCCTGCCGGTGTGAGGGGCCGCATGGCCCTGGTGGGTCCTCAGATCGATGAGGCCGAAGCTGCGATTATCGTGCTGGATTCGTCATCTGCTTTTGGTTGCATGGGTTGTGCACGTACCAATGAACTGACTAAGTTCCTTGCACGTCAAAAGGACATTCCCCGTCTTGAAGTAAAATATCCTCGCACCGAAGAAGAAGGTAAATATTTTGTATACCAGATTGCTGAATTCCTGAAATCCCTGCCTAAAGAGGAGGATGAAGAATGA
- a CDS encoding response regulator produces MKNAQIMIVEDENIVAMGIKSKLESLGYSIPCTASSAEDAIRKADLFYPDLVLMDILLKGEGDGIEAGNYIRKNFNIPVIYLTAYTDEETLERAKLTHPAGYISKPFKVEDIHTNIEIALHKNDVSDDS; encoded by the coding sequence ATGAAAAATGCACAAATAATGATAGTCGAAGACGAAAATATAGTTGCTATGGGGATTAAAAGCAAACTTGAATCTTTAGGCTATTCCATTCCCTGTACGGCATCTTCCGCAGAGGATGCTATACGCAAAGCCGATCTTTTTTATCCGGATTTGGTTTTGATGGATATCTTGCTGAAAGGAGAAGGTGACGGTATAGAGGCGGGAAATTATATAAGGAAAAATTTTAACATTCCTGTAATATATCTGACCGCTTATACTGATGAAGAAACCCTTGAAAGGGCGAAATTAACACACCCGGCCGGCTATATATCCAAACCTTTCAAAGTAGAGGATATCCATACAAATATTGAGATTGCTCTGCACAAAAATGACGTATCTGATGATTCCTGA